A genomic window from Yarrowia lipolytica chromosome 1D, complete sequence includes:
- a CDS encoding uncharacterized protein (Compare to YALI0D11594g, no similarity, similar to Saccharomyces cerevisiae YJR136C; ancestral locus Anc_4.368) gives MNQQLEEIRKTPPAQTDPQFNDTVELLNRHVAQSTEPETAVLAATILGELGVPVTVQMNDKQLETVSRRLYEQLRDLFTSSGAKDRKERFKNVAGFSLSTEDEAKYSKASTGALIQLIHLSGASKQLAQTYISFIFPAVLNLCDYHEPSVKITGAQCVLALCNPDGSYRALVRQMRLTQVFWDALQPHLSFLPPSTEETVAAPLQQVTYEALTPLYLMMRQGTPAEPTLKDLTLLDELLQQVVRGLDLSYIRTVKTLLHALDGIVDLFGKYAASYVEELVVAWTPIMEDPFATADLSLLETCGNTILHFLKTVSVATVKRHALEVARITAIALANVRKEEKGKRESAESVMMDVFDKLVAVRPDIVAIRDFS, from the coding sequence ATGAATCAACAACTAGAAGAGATACGAAAGACGCCACCGGCGCAGACAGACCCGCAATTCAACGACACGGTGGAGCTGCTGAATCGGCACGTGGCCCAAAGCACGGAGCCCGAAACAGCGGTGCTTGCCGCTACGATTCTGGGAGAATTGGGGGTGCCTGTGACGGTTCAGATGAACGACAAGCAGCTTGAAACCGTCTCTAGACGTCTCTACGAACAACTCAGAGATCTTTTCACGTCGTCAGGTGCTAAGGATAGGAAAGAGCGTTTCAAAAACGTCGCAGGTTTCTCCCTATCGACAGAGGACGAAGCAAAGTACTCGAAAGCATCCACGGGAGCGCTCATCCAGCTGATCCACCTGTCGGGCGCATCCAAACAGCTGGCGCAAACGTACATCTCGTTCATTTTCCCAGCAGTGCTCAATCTGTGCGACTACCATGAGCCCAGCGTCAAAATCACAGGCGCCCAATGCGTCCTGGCCCTGTGCAACCCTGACGGCAGCTACAGAGCCCTTGTGCGTCAGATGAGACTGACACAAGTATTCTGGGATGCGCTACAACCGCATTTGTCGTTCCTACCGCCGTCAACTGAAGAAACTGTCGCGGCACCACTGCAACAAGTCACATACGAGGCTCTCACGCCCTTGTACCTGATGATGAGACAGGGCACGCCAGCAGAACCCACTTTGAAAGACCTGACTCTTTTGGATGAGCTCCTTCAACAGGTTGTCAGAGGACTGGATCTGTCATACATCAGAACCGTAAAGACTCTTCTACACGCCCTAGACGGCATAGTTGATCTGTTTGGAAAGTACGCTGCATCTTATGTCGAGGAGCTCGTGGTAGCATGGACCCCAATCATGGAGGATCCGTTTGCGACGGCAGATCTGTCTCTGTTGGAGACTTGCGGCAACACCATATTGCATTTTTTGAAGACTGTCTCCGTTGCTACTGTCAAACGGCATGCATTGGAGGTTGCTAGAATCACAGCTATCGCTCTAGCAAATGTGCGCAAAGAAGAAAAGGGCAAGCGGGAGAGTGCCGAGAGTGTCATGATGGACGTTTTTGACAAGCTGGTGGCTGTTCGGCCTGACATTGTTGCCATTAGGGACTTTTCTTGA
- a CDS encoding uncharacterized protein (Compare to YALI0D11616g, similar to uniprot|P53111 Saccharomyces cerevisiae YGL157w): MTSPSYNSVNMPPTSLVTGSTGFLASHVVDQLLSAGHRVIGTVRSPHKAARLAEAFKQQIASGQLELETLSDVRNAGEFKAIFEKHPEIKYILHTASPFNYNTTDPEKEMLQPAVEGTTTVLKAAKDHAPNVEKVVITSSLAAILNIATFNDPSTTLTEKDWNPITWEQAAEKGNPYANYIGSKAMAEKASVEFEKMEKPKFKLTWVNPVLILGPGIILDPLAINTSNEAIVTNAFETKPGQKPPVKAGYFVDVRDCAKAHVSALNPEFDGRRLFLSTSKYCTQDFLNIANQLPEFKGKIAEFDPIEREKELHSLAQIDNSATLKLLNYDLISLEHSVTDFAKEWLSYERND; this comes from the coding sequence ATGACATCTCCGTCATACAACTCCGTCAACATGCCACCAACTTCTCTCGTCACCGGCTCCACTGGATTTTTGGCCAGCCACGTGGTCGACCAGCTGCTCAGCGCAGGTCATAGAGTCATCGGTACGGTTCGATCCCCCCACAAAGCCGCACGTCTGGCTGAGGCCTtcaagcagcagattgCTTCAGGCCAATTGGAGCTGGAAACGCTTTCCGACGTGAGAAACGCCGGTGAATTCAAGGCCATTTTCGAAAAACATCCCGAGATCAAGTACATTTTGCACACGGCTTCCCCCTTCAACTACAACACGACTGAccccgagaaggagatgctCCAACCAGCGGTCGAAGGAACTACAACCGTACTCAAGGCAGCCAAGGACCATGCCCCCAACGTCGAGAAGGTGGTTATCACTTCTTCGCTCGCTGCCATTCTCAACATTGCCACGTTCAACGATCCCTCCACTACCCTGACCGAGAAGGACTGGAACCCCATCACCTGGGAACAGGCGGCCGAGAAGGGCAACCCCTATGCCAACTATATTGGATCAAAGGCCATGGCTGAAAAGGCGTCTgtggagtttgagaagatggagaaacCCAAGTTCAAGCTCACCTGGGTCAACCCCGTGCTCATTCTCGGTCCAGGTATCATTCTCGATCCACTGGCCATTAACACCTCCAATGAAGCCATTGTAACCAACGCTTTTGAAACCAAGCCCGGGCAAAAGCCTCCCGTCAAAGCTGGTTACTTTGTTGACGTGCGCGACTGCGCCAAAGCCCATGTTTCTGCTCTCAACCCCGAGTTTGACGGACGAAGACTCTTCCTATCCACCTCAAAGTACTGCACCCAGGACTTTCTGAACATTGCCAACCAGCTACCCGAATTCAAGGGAAAGATCGCCGAGTTTGACCCTATCGAGcgggagaaggagttgCATTCGTTAGCCCAGATCGACAACTCGGCCACGTTGAAACTGCTCAACTACGACCTCATCTCCCTGGAGCATTCCGTCACAGATTTTGCCAAAGAGTGGCTTTCTTACGAGCGGAACGACTAG
- a CDS encoding uncharacterized protein (Compare to YALI0D11638g, similar to uniprot|Q6C285 Yarrowia lipolytica YALI0F09944g), with protein MFFKYYATLATAATGVFAAPVQDYSNSPSATRFTLRLHPGAGAMGMKPLQLRDNKVVFGLEKGNSSVSPLEVDVKDKQLAVVSNGPSGGEITVAANGQLVVSQPSSTSSNSTAGWLIQGGGSFVSEVYYKGSQEFYSCTSEDGAVVGGQEVYLLGSANYTCEEPFKFTLGATGVQQQK; from the coding sequence atgtTCTTCAAGTACTACGCCACCCTAGCCACAGCTGCCACTGGTGTCTTTGCAGCTCCTGTTCAGGACTACAGCAACAGTCCTTCTGCTACGCGATTCACCCTTCGTCTTCACCCTGGCGCCGGGGCCATGGGAATGAAGCCTCTCCAGCTCAGAGACAACAAGGTGGTCTTTGGTCTTGAGAAGGGCAACTCCTCCGTCTCCCCACTTGAGGTGGACGTTAAGGACAAGCAGCTGGCTGTTGTGTCCAACGGACCCTCTGGTGGCGAGATTACTGTTGCTGCAAACGGCCAGCTGGTTGTCTCGCAGCCCTCCAGtacctcctccaactccaccgcTGGCTGGCTCATCCAGGGAGGAGGCTCGTTTGTCAGCGAGGTCTACTACAAGGGCTCTCAGGAGTTTTACTCGTGCACCTCCGAAGACGGAGCTGTAGTCGGAGGCCAGGAGGTGTACCTTCTGGGCAGCGCTAACTACACCTGCGAGGAGCCATTCAAGTTCACTCTGGGAGCCACTGGCGTCCAACAACAGAAGTAA
- a CDS encoding uncharacterized protein (Compare to YALI0D11682g, weakly similar to uniprot|Q9USY1 Schizosaccharomyces pombe Conserved hypothetical protein), which yields MPASPSVPKKAARPQTITPLAVVGGVAMDVTCGISGSQLGTSHPGKVTNSIGGVGHNIVLAIHYTGSKHGISPRLISAVGQDGDGNEILSHMEKVGLDTSGIKQDSKEGTARYVAMHDKNGDLVVACADMDIIQNLDVVHIGQQLTTAQPKWIMMDGNIGLEAKKEVLKYARDKSAQVAFEPTSVPKAAALSELNLPVYPNNSIALATPNTAELEAMFEAFHEKGRFDVDDWFPVIDGLALGADFRNGATMLSHQHRGLKAILEQGTLAQAIHMLPYIPTLIIKGGANGVVVFQLIDDIESAIHSQRSASNKTPGLFQKGNAASGNTKVGVYMQYFEPEEVGSQSIVSVTGAGDTLFGTLAMEIVKDESWLNDMGDKKSAVVSRAMNNAVKTIQSKDAVCKSIL from the coding sequence ATGCCTGCTTCCCCTAGTGTCCCCAAAAAGGCTGCTAGACCCCAAACCATCACGCCGCTGGCTGTAGTTGGTGGAGTGGCGATGGACGTAACATGCGGTATTTCTGGCTCACAGCTGGGCACTTCTCATCCCGGAAAGGTGACCAACTCAATTGGAGGTGTGGGTCATAACATCGTTCTGGCTATCCATTACACTGGGTCCAAGCATGGTATCTCCCCACGGCTCATCTCGGCAGTGGGTCAGGACGGGGATGGAAACGAGATTTTATCGCACATGGAAAAGGTGGGTTTGGATACCAGTGGCATCAAGCAGGACTCTAAGGAGGGAACAGCCAGATATGTGGCTATGCATGACAAGAACGGAGACCTCGTTGTGGCATGTGCGGATATGGACATTATCCAGAACCTCGACGTGGTTCATATTGGCCAGCAGCTTACTACAGCTCAGCCAAAGTGGATCATGATGGACGGAAATATCGGACTGGAGGCCAAAAAGGAGGTGCTCAAATACGCACGGGACAAGTCTGCACAGGTGGCATTCGAACCCACGTCTGTCCCCAAAGCCGCTGCTCTTTCCGAGCTCAATCTGCCCGTTTACCCCAACAACTCCATTGCCTTAGCCACCCCCAACACTGCAGAGCTCGAGGCCATGTTCGAGGCATTCCACGAGAAGGGCCGATTTGACGTTGACGACTGGTTTCCAGTCATAGACGGTCTTGCTCTCGGAGCTGACTTTAGAAACGGAGCCACCATGTTGTCGCACCAACATCGTGGACTCAAAGCTATTCTCGAACAAGGAACTCTGGCCCAGGCAATCCACATGCTACCATACATCCCAACTTTGATCATCAAGGGCGGAGCCAACggcgtcgtcgtcttccaACTCATTGATGATATCGAGTCTGCCATTCATTCACAGCGTTCTGCTTCCAATAAAACGCCTGGCCTGTTCCAGAAGGGCAACGCTGCGAGTGGAAACACCAAGGTCGGCGTCTACATGCAGTACTTTGAGCCCGAAGAAGTGGGCAGTCAGTCGATTGTAAGCGTGactggagctggagacacTCTGTTTGGAACCCTGGCCatggagattgtcaaggaCGAGTCCTGGTTGAACGATATGGGAGACAAGAAGAGTGCAGTTGTTTCTCGAGCCATGAACAATGCTGTGAAGACTATTCAGAGTAAGGACGCTGTCTGCAAGAGCATCCTTTAA
- a CDS encoding uncharacterized protein (Converted to coding from non-coding YALI0D11550g, similar to Saccharomyces cerevisiae PPX1 (YHR201C); ancestral locus Anc_4.377, similar to uniprot|P38698 Saccharomyces cerevisiae YHR201c PPX1 exopolyphosphatase singleton frameshift), producing MSITSYLGKVAEKWAAIKASPAAFTIVSGNESADIDSCVSSALYAYLSQSQSKVDVFPLINIPKQDILLRRDFLWLLAKLNIKDNSFLFLDDLNPELLKHASLALVDHNKVTASLAQLDDKVIGVIDHHEDEGLYKSADPRVVIKNGSCSSLVYTWWNKTLGGLNGTIASDSALNELALAPLLIDTSNMKSKVEAHDTEAYELITKALSRISAFATSKDVKSFYKTLDEKKRDLSGFDAVQMLRKDYKDWAENGAKLGMSTVVLDLSNMLKQDPKFFPKLHDFCEEHNVTVHVTMTSYTDADTGKHARQMIIYSPKGCNDGVQKFLDASADLELEPFSVDDSGIPGKLWVFQQNNAKASRKQVAPKLRSALFGTHFSSI from the coding sequence ATGTCCATCACTAGCTACCTTGGAAAAGTGGCCGAGAAATGGGCTGCTATCAAGGCCTCGCCTGCGGCGTTCACCATCGTCTCGGGTAATGAGTCGGCCGACATTGATTCGTGTGTCTCGTCGGCTCTCTACGCCTACCTGTCACAGTCACAGTCCAAGGTTGACGTCTTCCCGCtcatcaacatccccaAGCAAGACATTCTGCTGCGACGAGACTTTCTGTggctgctggccaagctcaacatcaaggacaactcgttcctcttcctcgatGATCTGAACcccgagctgctcaaacaCGCCTCTCTGGCTCTCGTGGATCACAACAAGGTCACCGCCTCTCTGGCCCAGCTCGACGACAAGGTGATTGGTGTCATTGACCACCACGAAGACGAGGGACTGTACAAGTCCGCCGACCCCAGAGTCGTCATCAAGAACGGATCGTGCTCGTCTCTGGTATACACCTGGTGGAACAAGACACTCGGCGGTCTCAATGGCACCATTGCCTCGGACTCTGCCCTCAATGAGCTTGCCCTGGCCCCTCTTCTCATCGacacctccaacatgaAGTCCAAGGTCGAGGCCCACGATACCGAGGCCTACGagctcatcaccaaggCTCTGAGTCGTATTTCTGCCTTTGCCACATCCAAGGATGTCAAGTCGTTCTACAAGACactggacgagaagaagcgagaCCTGTCGGGCTTTGACGCCGTCCAGATGCTCCGAAAGGACTACAAAGACTGGGCCGAAAACGGTGCCAAGCTGGGAATGAGCACTGTGGTTCTGGACCTCAGCAACATGCTCAAGCAGGACCCAAAGTTCTTCCCCAAGCTCCATGACTTTTGCGAGGAGCACAACGTGACCgtgcacgtgaccatgaCCTCGTACACTGACGCTGATACTGGCAAACACGCCCGCCAGATGATCATTTACTCGCCCAAGGGTTGCAATGACGGCGTTCAAAAGTTCCTCGACGCTTCTGCCGACCTTGAACTCGAGCCCTTTTCTGTGGACGACAGCGGCATCCCTGGTAAGCTGTGGGTGTTCCAGCAGAACAACGCTAAGGCCAGCCGGAAGCAGGTGGCTCCCAAGCTGCGATCTGCTCTGTTTGGAACTCACTTCTCGTCTATCTAG
- a CDS encoding uncharacterized protein (Compare to YALI0D11660g, similar to uniprot|Q8RCT3 Thermoanaerobacter tengcongensis Uncharacterized enzyme involved in pigment biosynthesis): MLSIRRIASQKPIFQTLVFRQFATAPPRSPLVISEEIQQAINDKKPVIALESTIITHGLPYPQNLQMHSDTEQIIRKEGGIPALTAFVNGVPRVGVPEEEVKVLAENTDGNHIKVSRRDIGYVMANGLMGGTTVAATMILAHMAGIKVFATGGIGGVHRGAESTFDISADLDELSNTPVAVVCAGPKSILDIPLTVEYLETKGVHVSTYGADGTNIPGFFTTDSGVSSPYNFFDTLEAAKIIQANSSMNLQSGTVWCVPPPDPIPSNLIHDVIDQALVEANELGIKGKATTPFLLDAIRREYPEVLKTNIGLVQQNAVIATRIASDLATLEVGGKFEY, translated from the coding sequence ATGCTTTCAATTCGACGAATCGCAAGTCAAAAGCCGATTTTCCAAACTTTGGTTTTTCGCCAGTTTGCCACCGCCCCACCCAGATCGCCCCTCGTCATCTCGGAGGAGATCCAGCAGGCCATCAATGACAAGAAGCCCGTGATCGCACTGGAAtccaccatcatcacccATGGGCTGCCATATCCTCAGAATCTGCAGATGCATAGCGATACGGAGCAGATCATTCGTAAGGAAGGCGGAATCCCCGCCCTCACGGCTTTCGTCAACGGTGTGCCTCGAGTGGGAGTtcctgaggaggaggtcaaggtgCTGGCCGAAAACACAGACGGAAACCACATCAAGGTGTCGAGACGCGATATTGGCTACGTCATGGCAAATGGACTCATGGGAGGCACCACCGTGGCTGCCACCATGATTCTGGCTCACATGGCAGGTATCAAGGTGTTTGCTACCGGAGGCATTGGAGGAGTGCATCGAGGTGCGGAGTCGACATTTGATATCTCTGCCGATCTCGACGAGCTGTCCAATACCCCCGTGGCTGTGGTCTGCGCTGGCCCAAAGTCCATTCTCGACATTCCTCTGACCGTTGAGTACCTGGAGACCAAGGGCGTGCATGTGAGCACCTATGGAGCCGACGGGACAAACATTCCTGGATTCTTCACCACCGATTCGGGCGTCAGCAGCCCCTACAACTTCTTCGACACCCTGGAGGCCGCTAAGATCATCCAAGCTAACTCCTCGATGAACCTCCAGTCCGGAACGGTCTGGTGTGTGCCTCCTCCCGACCCCATCCCTTCCAACCTCATCCATGACGTGATTGACCAGGCCCTGGTGGAAGCCAACGAGCTGGGCATTAAGGGTAAGGCTACGACCCCCTTCCTTCTGGACGCCATTCGACGGGAATACCCCGAGGTGCTCAAAACTAACATTGGACTGGTCCAGCAGAACGCCGTTATCGCGACCCGTATCGCCAGCGATCTGGCAACCCTAGAGGTAGGTGGCAAGTTTGAATACTGA
- a CDS encoding uncharacterized protein (Compare to YALI0D11627g, gnl|GLV|YALI0D11627g [Yarrowia lipolytica] similar to uniprot|P34087 Saccharomyces cerevisiae YDR404c DNA-directed RNA polymerase II 19 kDa polypeptide, similar to Saccharomyces cerevisiae RPB7 (YDR404C); ancestral locus Anc_5.495) yields the protein MDGRWRLQRSLAQRGCQISTELTQKDLTLSLTLHPSYFGPQMGQYLRSKLLADVEGTCTGEFGYILCVLDQPFDIGKGRVVPSNGSAEFTVNYRAIVWRPFKNEVVDAIVTNVNKMGFFGDVGPLSVFVSSHLIPPDMKFNPSANPPAYVSEDQVIEKGSRVRLKIVGVRADVGEMFAIGTIKEDYLGLV from the coding sequence ATGGACGGGCGATGGAGACTCCAACGGAGCTTGGCACAACGAGGTTGCCAAATTTCCACAGAACTAACGCAGAAAGACTTGACGCTCTCTCTGACTCTGCATCCGTCATACTTTGGCCCCCAGATGGGCCAATACCTGCGgtccaagctgctggcgGACGTGGAGGGCACTTGCACCGGAGAATTCGGCTACATTCTGTGCGTGCTGGACCAGCCGTTCGACATTGGCAAAGGCAGAGTGGTGCCTTCCAACGGCTCGGCCGAGTTCACAGTCAACTACCGAGCCATTGTGTGGAGACCGTTCAAAAacgaggtggtggatgcGATAGTGACCAACGTGAACAAGATGGGCTTCTTTGGCGACGTGGGCCCCTTGTCCGTGTTTGTCTCGTCCCATCTGATTCCTCCTGACATGAAGTTCAACCCTAGCGCAAACCCACCAGCATACGTCAGTGAAGATCAGGTCATTGAAAAGGGAAGTCGGGTGCGACTGAAGATTGTCGGAGTGCGAGCCGACGTGGGAGAAATGTTTGCCATTGGTACTATCAAGGAGGATTATCTGGGTTTGGTCTAG
- a CDS encoding uncharacterized protein (Compare to YALI0D11572g, similar to Saccharomyces cerevisiae TIM8 (YJR135W-A); ancestral locus Anc_4.367, similar to uniprot|P57744 Saccharomyces cerevisiae YJR135wa delivers Proteins across the intermembrane space of mitochondria to the TIM22 complex), which produces MHSLTLDKNSDADRHTGSKRQLRETHIPHHRTLHTMESITPQALESLDQNSRQEIVQFMEAERSKAKIQETVHTFTNLCWNKCIKKVNSAQLDGSEQQCEYEELMPFDDVLLTQASPIVSADTSTPTLTLSKCEYEKCYL; this is translated from the coding sequence ATGCACAGTTTAACTTTGGACAAAAATTCAGATGCAGATAGACACACGGGCTCCAAGAGACAGTTGAGAGAGACTCACATCCCACACCACCGCACACTACACACCATGGAATCTATCACCCCCCAGGCCCTCGAATCCCTCGACCAGAACTCGCGACAGGAGATCGTGCAGTTCATGGAGGCCGAGCGatccaaggccaagatccaggagaCCGTCCACACCTTCACCAACCTGTGCTGGAACAAGTGTATCAAGAAGGTCAACTCTGCCCAGCTTGATGGTTCCGAGCAGCAGTGTGAGTATGAGGAGCTGATGCCTTTTGATGACGTGTTACTAACCCAGGCTTCACCGATTGTGTCGGCCGATACCTCGACACCAACATTGACATTGTCAAAATGTGAGTATGAAAagtgctacttgtag
- a CDS encoding uncharacterized protein (Compare to YALI0D11528g, weakly similar to DEHA0F05566g Debaryomyces hansenii, similar to Saccharomyces cerevisiae YJR141W; ancestral locus Anc_4.376), with translation MRYYAEYLPNVGQVSVTFQGNDGSDVVARPDSVTIGKDTVPLPAEIQVREMPPVGRLSTLRFRASPDAAHTAVSDQIDSIHIDSPYGSSFVRKLPKATLLCDHTDGSPILTAALDTFRLRNMPSEHWAEMMDFWHCHKPHEKSAQFNPAYAVSQFKPNPGEILFGQEYIMVNKEDMRLEHNAVGKEEGDSFKIPKWNLQFNCPDGEIIKVDPVQVLLFSMSELTNSHASHQFLLCDETQSDDDVKPAALVWIFNRNLTYTLSGVDGKEQGTKIYYTVDPALVAELSEGRDQVEQVFYPKWVLDTFIGKLQSSNALLPEQSKMFLKWHMGLLDGKKVK, from the coding sequence ATGAGATACTACGCAGAGTACTTGCCCAACGTGGGACAGGTAAGCGTCACCTTCCAAGGCAATGATGGCTCCGACGTGGTGGCCCGTCCCGACTCCGTCACCATTGGCAAAGATACCGTGCCTCTGCCTGCTGAGATCCAGGTCAGGGAGATGCCGCCGGTAGGACGTTTAAGCACCTTGCGGTTCAGGGCCAGTCCTGATGCTGCCCACACAGCCGTATCCGACCAAATTGACTCAATTCACATCGATAGCCCTTACGGATCTTCGTTTGTACGCAAGCTGCCCAAAGCGACCTTGTTGTGCGATCACACCGATGGATCTCCCATTCTGACTGCTGCCTTGGACACTTTTCGACTGAGAAACATGCCCTCAGAGCACTGGGCGGAAATGATGGACTTTTGGCATTGCCACAAACCGCACGAAAAGTCGGCCCAATTCAACCCTGCATACGCCGTGTCACAATTCAAGCCAAACCCCGGGGAGATTCTGTTTGGACAAGAGTACATCATGGTCAATAAGGAGGACATGCGCCTAGAGCACAACGCTGTGGGtaaagaagaaggagattcGTTTAAGATTCCAAAGTGGAACCTGCAATTCAACTGTCCTGATGGAGAGATCATAAAAGTGGATCCGGTTCAAGTGCTATTGTTCAGCATGTCTGAACTCACCAATTCACATGCTTCACATCAATTCTTACTGTGTGACGAGACCCAGAGCGATGATGACGTCAAGCCTGCTGCCCTGGTGTGGATCTTCAACAGAAACCTGACGTATACTCTTTCTGGAGTTGACGGTAAAGAACAAGGGACTAAGATCTACTACACTGTGGATCCCGCGTTAGTCGCAGAGCTATCAGAAGGAAGAGATCAGGTGGAGCAGGTGTTTTACCCCAAGTGGGTGCTAGACACCTTTATCGGCAAACTGCAGAGTTCCAATGCGCTTCTTCCCGAGCAAAGTAAGATGTTTCTCAAGTGGCATATGGGATTGCTGGACGGCAAGAAGGTGAAATAA